TTTCCGGGGACAATCTCGCGGCCCTGAAATCAGAAATAGACCGGGTATCGGAAGGGAACACGAAGGCGGATCACGACGCCGCGCGCATGGAAATGGAACCGGACCAGGAACCGGACGGCACGCTGGTGCGGCGCATCTACGAACCGTGCACTTTCTATCAGCCCTTCCGCGATTTCTCGGAGTCGACCGCTCTGCTGGACTGCGTCGAGCAACTCTTCGGTCCGAACCTGCTCTTCCACTACAGCAAGATCAACATGAAGCCGCAGAACATCGGATCCATCGTGGAGTGGCACCAGGACCTGTCCTACTACCCCCTGACCAACCGGGATTCGGTGTCCATCCTCTTCTACCTCGACGACACCTCCGAGGAGAACGGTTGCCTGAAGGTCATTCCCCGGCGCCACAC
Above is a genomic segment from Gemmatimonadota bacterium containing:
- a CDS encoding phytanoyl-CoA dioxygenase family protein, producing MFTPDQIDHYNREGYVVYPDFISGDNLAALKSEIDRVSEGNTKADHDAARMEMEPDQEPDGTLVRRIYEPCTFYQPFRDFSESTALLDCVEQLFGPNLLFHYSKINMKPQNIGSIVEWHQDLSYYPLTNRDSVSILFYLDDTSEENGCLKVIPRRHTEALMSHSTEGFFRGKVTEDVDDSDAVLLEGTGGTAIFMSAMTPHASAINSSD